One window of the Prinia subflava isolate CZ2003 ecotype Zambia chromosome 1, Cam_Psub_1.2, whole genome shotgun sequence genome contains the following:
- the FAM210A gene encoding protein FAM210A yields the protein MQRNLLHSASQLAHGTCWFFPRTGVFQCLKGQSVLSKVGCKVILRLDPPKRCLHAGAAHFASKKTAFSSQPADASHKGPEERNPLPSATDVPKQSPAESDSSEPDPLQDKSISLVQRFKKTFKQYGKVMIPVHLLTSTVWFGSFYYAAMNGVNVVPFLELIGLPDSVVDILKNSQSGNALTAYALYKIATPARYTVTLGGTSVSVKYLRKHGYLSTPPPVKEYLQDRMEETKDKITEKMEETKDKITEKMEETKDKITEKMGETKDKITEKMEETKDKITEKIQETKEKVSFKKIKE from the exons ATGCAGCGGAATCTGTTACATTCTGCATCTCAGCTGGCGCACGGGACGTGTTGGTTCTTCCCTCGCACCGGTGTCTTTCAGTGCTTAAAAGGACAGTCTGTGTTGTCTAAAGTGGGATGCAAAGTGATTCTGAGACTGGACCCTCCTAAACGATGTCTTCATGCAGGTGCAGCTCACTTTGCCTcaaagaaaactgctttttcctcACAGCCAGCAGACGCTTCTCACAAAGGACCGGAAGAGAGAAATCCTTTGCCGTCGGCCACTGATGTGCCcaagcagagccctgcagagtcAGATTCTTCAGAACCTGATCCATTACAAGATAAATCAATTAGTCTTGTTCAGAGATTCAAGAAGACTTTTAAGCAGTATGGGAAAGTCATGATTCCAGTGCACCTTCTCACTTCCACTGTATGGTTTGGATCCTTTTACTATGCGGCCATGAA TGGGGTGAATGTTGTTCCGTTCCTAGAGTTGATTGGCTTGCCAGACAGTGTAGTAGACATCCTGAAAAATTCCCAGAGCGGGAATGCACTAACTGCATATGCATTGTATAAA ATTGCAACTCCTGCCAGATACACTGTGACTTTGGGAGGAACATCTGTCAGTGTTAAATACCTACGTAAGCACGGCTACTTGTCCACACCACCACCAGTAAAGGAATACCTACAAGACAGGATGGAGGAAACAAAGGATAAAATTACAGAGAAGATGGAGGAAACAAAGGATAAAATTACAGAGAAGATGGAGGAAACAAAGGATAAAATTACGGAGAAGATGGGGGAAACAAAGGATAAAATTACAGAGAAGATGGAGGAAACAAAGGATAAAATTACAGAGAAGATAcaagaaaccaaagaaaaagtttcatttaaaaaaataaaggagtaG